Genomic segment of Streptosporangium sp. NBC_01755:
CCGTCCCGATCGGCATGGCTCTGGCCTCCCCGGCCGCGGGTGCCCTCGGCCGCCGGATCAAGCCGTACGCGCTCTCGGTGGGGGGCACCCTGATGAGCGCGGCCGGGCTGGGCATCCTGCTCCTGAACACCGCCCCCGCCACGCCGTACTGGATCATCGGGGTGGGCCTGTTCCTGTGCGGCTGCGGCAGCGGCACCTTCATAACCGGCAACACGACCCAGGTCATGGCCGCCCTGCCCGCGGAGAGTCTGGGAGTGGTGAACGGCTTCCGGCTCATGATCATGAATGTCGGGATCGTGCTGGGCGTCGCCCTCACACTCAGCGTCCTGACCGGCTCGGTCAGTGCCGAGCTTCGCGGGCAGGTGTACGCGGGCACGCTGTCGCGCCTCTCCCCCGTCGCCGTGGAGCACCTGGTGACCGGCTTCCAGCGGACCTACGCCGTCCTGTTCGCCGTTACCCTGGCGGGCGCCCTGACGGCCTCCCTGGCCCGTCCCCGCCGCCGGGCCTGAGGGTCAGCGCTCGCCGCGGGGCGGGCGGACAGCGGGATCGCGCCCCGGAGCAGGAGCCGGGAGATCATGCGGGCTCTCCTCGCAGGAGAGAACCCACCGCGCGTGGCCGGGCCGGGTCCCGCACCCGCACCCGCACCCACCCCCGGCACCACAACCACGCCCAGCGCCACAGCCACCCCCAACGCCAGCACCACGCCCAGCACTACGCCCACCCTCAGCGCCACATCCACGTCCGGTGCCACGACCAGCGTCACCACCAAAACCAACCAGACAGTGTCAATTCCCACTATAGGGGGCAGAAACACCATCCCCAAGGCGTTGAAGAACGTCCCGTCGCTCCGCGTCCTGCCCCCGTGGCCCCGGCAGGCCAGTCACGTCCGGATATTCGTGCACTGCCCTCCCTCGTCGAACCACGCGATCATCGGCTCCACCGCGTTCAACCTGAAGGGGTCGAACCGTCTCTACCGGGAGATCGGGGTAGGACTCTCCGACAGGGGATTGGCACACCGCGGCGCGTCCATCTCCTACTTCGCCTTGCCCGGACCCCACGGGGCCTGCCTGAAGTGCGTGAAGGTCACGATGAACAAACAGACCCGTATCAGGCGGATCCGGGTGACCGGCCGGGCCTTCGCCCCACTCTTCGTACGAAGGTTCAGCATCTGGCAGTTCTTCGACTGAACGCCCCACCGGCGACCCGGTATCGCCGGCTTCCCGGGGGACCGGTTCCCCGGGCAATGCCGGGTCCTGTCCCGGTGGCTCTCACCGGAGCCGCCGGGACAGGACCCCGTGCCTCCCCCCGGAAGCACAGACGGCGGTCAGGAGCCGATCTTGCCGCCCCTCGCGTGCCAGGCGACCACCACGGACGGGCGGGGCTGGGAGGTGCCGCCGTCCGGCCAGTGGCTGCTGGGAGCCTCGGGGGTGGCACCGTTGGTCTCGCCGGGGTGCTGCACGGCCACGAATACGCTGCGCTGGTCCGCGCTGACCAGCGGGCCGCAGGTCTCCGCGCCGACCGGCATGCTCAGGAACTGCTTCAGGTAGCCGCGTTCGGGACCGCGGACCGGCATGACGAACAGGCCGTCGTGGGCACCGAGCTGGTTGCCGTCCGTGGAGATCCAGAGATTGCCGTCGGCGTCGAAGGCGACGTTGTCCGGGCAGGAGATCGGCGAGACCATGGTCTTGTCGAACCCGGCGAAGTAGGTCGCGGGGTCGTTCGGGTCACCGCAGACCAGCGGCAGGGACCAGGCGAAGGTGGTGGCCCCGGCGTCGTCGCGCCGCTCGACGATCTCCAGGACGTGACCGTGCTTGTTGGCCGGGCGCGGGTTGGTCTCGTCCACCTGGGCAGGAGTCCGGTTGGTGTTGTTGGTCAGCGCCACGTAGACGCCACCGGTGACGGGGTTGCGCTCCACGTCCTCGGGGCGGTCCATCTTGGTCGCCCCCACCTTGTCGGCCGCCACCCGCGTGTAGACGAGCACCTCCGCGGCCGTCATCCCCGGTACGTGCGAGACGTCACCGGTGACCAGCGGGATCCACTCGCCCGAGCCGTCGAACCGCCCGTCGGCCGGGAGCTTGCCGGTGCCGTCGATCTCCGTGGCGGGGCTGTTCCCGGTGAATCTGGCCACGTACAGCGTGCCGTCGTCCAGCAGGTCCCGGTTGTTCCGGTCGAAGCCGGGAATGTAGCGCTTCCTGGAGACGAACTTGTAGACGTACTCGAACCGGGAGTCGTCCCCCATGTAGGCCACCACCCGGCCGTCGGCGGCCAGGGAGGTGGTGGCGCCCTCGTGGGCCATCCTGCCCAGGGCGGTGCGCTTGATCGGGGTGGAGTCCGGATCGAACGGGTCGATCTCCACGATCCACCCGGTACGGTTGATCTCGTTCGGGTGTTTCGCCAGGTCGAAACGGTCCTCGACCCGGTCGAACCTGCGGTTTCCATTCGGGATGCCCGTCGTGGCGCTCACCCCGTACCGGGTGAGGTAGGGCTTCTGCGCCTCGGGCACACCGTTGCCGTTGACGAAGTACTGGTTGAAGTTCTCCTCGCCACTGAGCACCGTGCCCCACGGCGTGGTGCCGCCCGCGCAGTTGTTCAGCATGCCGACCGGCGTGGTGCCCCTCGGGTCGGCCGCGGTCTTCAGCAGGTCGCTGCCGGCCGCCGGGCCGGTGAACCTCATACGGGTGTGCACCGTGATGCGACGGTTGTAGCGGCGGGGGCCCCGGGTGACCAGCTTCCACTGGCCGGACGCGCCCACCCGCTCGACCTCGACCACCGAGCCGCCGTGCGCGGCCATCGCGATCCTGATCTGCTCCTCCGTCGCGGAGGTGCCGTCCGTGTAACCGCGGAACATCAGGTTCTCGTCGGTGTACTCGTGGTTGACCCAGAGCAGGCCGCGCCGCTGTCCCAGCGGGAAGAGCGTCACGTAGTCGCAGTTGTAGCCGAACTGCCTGGCCTGCGCGGCGGCCGTCTGCCTCTCGAAGTCGAACGCCGGGGCGCCCGGCAGCACCGGGTCACCCCAGCGCACCACGACCGCCGACAGGTAGCCCGCGGGGACCGTCACCCTGTCGTCGGTGTTCGGCGCGACGGCGGCGAAGCGCAGGCCACCCTGCTGACCGTTCCCATGGCCGTGGCCCCCGCCGGATCCGAAGGTCTTCGCCTCCGGCTCCGGGGCGGCGACGGCCGGGAGCGCCGTACCGATCCCCACCCCGGCGACGATGGCGCCCAGGGCACCCGCGCGCAGCATCCCGCGCCGGGTCATCGCCTCGGCGACCACGTCGCCGAAGTAGGTGTTGTCACTGGTGTTCATCACATCGTGGGCGCACTGGTCACCGCAACGAAACCGGCAGGTGAGCGCGCTGCGGCCCCCCTTGTGAGGGCTCATGAGCAGGGGCAGCGGGCGGCGCGGCGACATGTTCGCCACAGGATCCTCCAAAAAAGGGGGCGGGATCGTACGGCCCGGACGCTA
This window contains:
- a CDS encoding PhoX family protein, whose amino-acid sequence is MANMSPRRPLPLLMSPHKGGRSALTCRFRCGDQCAHDVMNTSDNTYFGDVVAEAMTRRGMLRAGALGAIVAGVGIGTALPAVAAPEPEAKTFGSGGGHGHGNGQQGGLRFAAVAPNTDDRVTVPAGYLSAVVVRWGDPVLPGAPAFDFERQTAAAQARQFGYNCDYVTLFPLGQRRGLLWVNHEYTDENLMFRGYTDGTSATEEQIRIAMAAHGGSVVEVERVGASGQWKLVTRGPRRYNRRITVHTRMRFTGPAAGSDLLKTAADPRGTTPVGMLNNCAGGTTPWGTVLSGEENFNQYFVNGNGVPEAQKPYLTRYGVSATTGIPNGNRRFDRVEDRFDLAKHPNEINRTGWIVEIDPFDPDSTPIKRTALGRMAHEGATTSLAADGRVVAYMGDDSRFEYVYKFVSRKRYIPGFDRNNRDLLDDGTLYVARFTGNSPATEIDGTGKLPADGRFDGSGEWIPLVTGDVSHVPGMTAAEVLVYTRVAADKVGATKMDRPEDVERNPVTGGVYVALTNNTNRTPAQVDETNPRPANKHGHVLEIVERRDDAGATTFAWSLPLVCGDPNDPATYFAGFDKTMVSPISCPDNVAFDADGNLWISTDGNQLGAHDGLFVMPVRGPERGYLKQFLSMPVGAETCGPLVSADQRSVFVAVQHPGETNGATPEAPSSHWPDGGTSQPRPSVVVAWHARGGKIGS